A single window of Aspergillus puulaauensis MK2 DNA, chromosome 5, nearly complete sequence DNA harbors:
- the DFR1 gene encoding dihydrofolate reductase (COG:H;~EggNog:ENOG410PPTW;~InterPro:IPR001796,IPR024072,IPR017925,IPR012259;~go_function: GO:0004146 - dihydrofolate reductase activity [Evidence IEA];~go_function: GO:0050661 - NADP binding [Evidence IEA];~go_process: GO:0006545 - glycine biosynthetic process [Evidence IEA];~go_process: GO:0046654 - tetrahydrofolate biosynthetic process [Evidence IEA];~go_process: GO:0055114 - oxidation-reduction process [Evidence IEA]), translating into MPTPPLPAPLTLIVATTPIHIPSPANASAGPTTKTVLGIGLNGTLPWPRIKTDMSFFARVTARPPSATTTTTTTAAAGKAKTNALIMGRKTYDSVPPKLRPLGKRLNVVVSRDKEGAVAERVRGELEVKWGREKELAEAKAKAKAEESTAAGHTTTTAATTTPAEGRTDAFVSASLEEALTRLDAAAAEEEGGVGNVFVIGGAEIYGASLRVGTESGSGVKRKVRLVMTDVEKADGSGFECDTFFPIDGKDLAGERWRKVSAEEVTNWVGEEVTGEWIQEGDVRVRMVGYESV; encoded by the coding sequence ATGCCCACACCACCCCTCCCCGCCCCCCTCACCCTCATCGTcgcaacaacaccaatcCACATCCCCTCCCCCGCAAATGCATCCGCCGgtccaacaacaaaaaccGTCCTGGGGATCGGCCTAAACGGCACGCTCCCCTGGCCGCGCATCAAGACGGACATGTCGTTTTTCGCGCGCGTCACGGCGCGTCCGCCATcggccaccaccacaacaacaacaacagcagcagcagggaaaGCGAAGACAAACGCGCTCATCATGGGTCGCAAGACTTACGATTCTGTTCCGCCGAAGTTACGGCCTCTAGGGAAGAGGCTTAATGTTGTTGTTTCGAGGGATAAAGAGGGGGCTGTTGCGGAGAGGGTGAGGGGGGAGTTGGAAGTTAAGtgggggagggagaaggagctggctgAGGCTAAGGCGAAGGCTAAAGCCGAGGAGTCTACTGCTGCGGGTCATACTACGACTACTGCGGCTACTACTACGCCCGCTGAGGGGCGAACCGATGCGTTTGTGTCGGCGAGTCTGGAGGAGGCATTGACACGGCTTgatgctgcggcggcggaagaggaagggggtgTTGGGAATGTCTTCGTGATTGGGGGCGCGGAGATCTATGGTGCTTCGTTGAGGGTAGGGACTGAATCTGGGTCCGgggtgaagaggaaggtCAGACTTGTGATGACCGATGTGGAGAAGGCGGATGGTAGTGGGTTTGAATGTGATACGTTTTTCCCGATTGATGGGAAAGACCTAGCTGGAGAAAGGTGGAGGAAGGTTAGTGCGGAGGAAGTGACAAACTgggttggcgaggaggtTACAGGGGAGTGGATTCAGGAAGGGGATGTGAGGGTACGCATGGTTGGATATGAGAGTGTGTAA
- a CDS encoding RNA polymerase II mediator complex head subunit MED22 (COG:S;~EggNog:ENOG410PTCK;~InterPro:IPR038427,IPR009332;~PFAM:PF06179;~go_component: GO:0016592 - mediator complex [Evidence IEA];~go_function: GO:0003712 - transcription coregulator activity [Evidence IEA];~go_process: GO:0006357 - regulation of transcription by RNA polymerase II [Evidence IEA]), translated as MESQPTSKALHLRINNDISQLLQRFENIMATTTVDSTSHTTTAVETYQLDVESTALVRAAEDILSLTRSLKETWLFGKLDTLGEDESETKRREELERDAAVIQKVIEDGGILKPAKQ; from the exons ATGGAATCGCAACCGACTTCAAAAGCTTTGCACC TCCGCATAAACAATGATATCTCCCAATTGCTCCAGCGATTCGAAAATATTATGGCTACAACTACA GTCGATAGTACCAGCCACACGACGACGGCTGTCGAAACGTACCAGCTTGATGTTGAATCCACAGCATTG GTCCGCGCTGCGGAAGACATCCTCTCCTTAACCCGATCATTGAAAGAAACATGGCTGTTCGGGAAACTCGATACTCTAGGTGAAGATGAATCGGAGACGAAGCGCAGAGAGGAATTGGAGAGGGACGCTGCGGTTATTCAGAAGGTCATCGAGGATGGTGGGATATTGAAGCCGGCGAAGCAGTAG
- the CWC15 gene encoding spliceosome-associated CWC15 family protein (COG:A;~EggNog:ENOG410PN2P;~InterPro:IPR006973;~PFAM:PF04889;~go_component: GO:0005681 - spliceosomal complex [Evidence IEA];~go_process: GO:0000398 - mRNA splicing, via spliceosome [Evidence IEA]), with protein sequence MTTAHRPTFDPARGKEALRGPAYHQRLLPAHTHLKTRQSGQGTQGESAHRDLRAELLQAEANHFAKKQGLPVDEAPTENATPKRQLEGGPSDGTDGDIEEEDSEAKRRRVLEETRDIDADSDGSEEESSEEESDDEDEAAELMRELEKIKKERLAQKEKEESERAAEEEEQREVDIARGNPLLNPSDFNMKRRWDDDVVFKNQARGSEDKRGKEFVNDLLRSDFHKKFMSKYVR encoded by the exons ATGACTACAG CCCACAGACCCACCTTCGATCCC GCACGAGGTAAAGAGGCCCTCCGCGGCCCTGCATACCACCAGCGGCTCCTCCCTGCACACACGCACCTGAAGACTCG CCAATCTGGTCAGGGCACCCAGGGCGAATCGGCGCATCGCGACTTGCGCGCGGAATTGCTCCAGGCAGAGGCAAACCACTTCGCCAAGAAGCAAGGACTCCCCGTGGATGAAGCACCAACCGAAAACGCCACACCGAAACGTCAACTCGAAGGCGGCCCTTCAGACGGCACCGACGGAGACATagaggaggaagattcgGAAGCGAAACGGCGGCGGGTATTGGAAGAGACGAGAGATATAGACGCAGATTCAGATGGCTCAGAGGAAGAGAGtagcgaagaagagag tgatgacgaagacgaagctgcGGAACTGATGCGAGAACTCGAGAAaatcaagaaagaaaggctagcgcagaaggagaaggag GAAAGCGAGCGCgcagcggaagaagaggaacaaCGCGAAGTCGACATTGCGCGAGGAAACCCCCTACTCAACCCATCGGACTTTAACATGAAACGCCGCTGGGACGATGACGTTGTCTTCAAGAACCAAGCTCGAGGATCAGAAGATAAGAGAGGAAAGGAGTTCGTTAACGACCTGCTACGATCTGACTTTCACAAGAAGTTCATGTCAAAGTACGTGCGGTAA
- a CDS encoding exosome non-catalytic core subunit RRP45 (BUSCO:EOG09264398;~COG:J;~EggNog:ENOG410PFQI;~InterPro:IPR033100,IPR015847,IPR020568,IPR027408, IPR001247,IPR036345;~PFAM:PF01138,PF03725;~go_component: GO:0000178 - exosome (RNase complex) [Evidence IEA];~go_process: GO:0006396 - RNA processing [Evidence IEA]), with product MNKEAPLSIAERDFILDALREDVRLDGRKADQLRPLNLSFGEEYGHVKVQLGKTSLIVRISAEVGKPHDDRPFDGIFNIAMELTAMGSPAWENGRQGDLETYVTNVLDRVIRHSNALDTESLCILKGVSCWTIRADVHITDYDGNLIDASCIGIMAGLQHFRRPDAVVKDGQVIVYGVDERVPAPLNITHKPLSVTFHTFDDGKQVVLDATRKEEQASEADVVIGMNNAGDVCYLSKFSGSPVDALVFVTKTTVALETVKQINTIIDKALQGDLAKRAKGGLAEQARAENDRPVA from the exons ATGAACAAAGAAGCACCGCTCTCGATTGCCGAGCGCGATTTCATCCTCGATGCGCTCCGTGAGGACGTGAGGCTGGATGGCCGCAAGGCCGATCAGCTCCGTCCGCTCAATCTCTCGTTTGGCGAAGAATATGGCCATGTGAAAGTACAGCTTGGAAAGACGAG CCTTATCGTTCGGATATCCGCCGAAGTTGGAAAACCCCACGATGACCGACCGTTTGATGGTATTTTCAATATTGCTATGGAGTTGACGGCGATGGGATCCCCAGCCTGGGAGAATGGCCG ACAAGGGGACCTGGAGACATACGTTACGAACGTATTAGATCGTGTTATTCGTCACTCGAACGCTTTAGATACAGAATCTCTCTGCATCCTCAAAGGTGTCAGCTGCTGGACAATACGTGCCGATGTCCACATTACCGATTACGACGGAAATCTGATCGACGCATCCTGCATTGGTATCATGGCCGGGCTACAGCACTTCCGCCGTCCAGATGCCGTGGTGAAGGACGGACAGGTGATTGTTTACGGAGTGGACGAGAGAGTTCCCGCGCCCTTGAACATCACCCACAAGCCGCTTTCGGTCACTTTCCATACATTTGACGACGGAAAGCAGGTTGTTCTCGATGCGACGCGGAAGGAAGAGCAAGCGTCCGAGGCAGACGTAGTGATTGGGATGAACAATGCTGGTGATGTCTGCTACCTCTCCAAATTCTCAGGCTCCCCGGTGGACGCCCTGGTGTTtgtgacgaagacgacggtCGCGCTGGAGACAGTTAAACAGATCAACACCATTATCGACAAGGCCCTACAGGGTGACCTTGCGAAACGGGCCAAGGGTGGCCTCGCAGAGCAAGCTAGAGCAGAGAACGATCGCCCTGTCGCGTAG